The Gemmatimonadota bacterium genomic sequence GAGCCGTTCCGCACACCTCCACGCTGGCGCTCACCAACGCCACCTTCCCCTACGCCATGCGCCTGGCCGAGCGCGGCTGGCAGGAAGCGCTGCGCGCCGACCGTTCGCTGGCGCTGGGCCTCAACGTCGTCGACGGCAAGGTGACCTATCCCGGCGTGGCCGAGGCCTTCGCGCTGGAGTACACGCCGGTGGAGGAGGTGTTGGGCGCGTGAGTGAGGCGCGGCAGTCGCTCGAGGTCCGCCCGGCCGCGGACGCGGCGCCGGACGTGCGCGTGCCGGTCACGCGCATGGAGCACTACCCCGCGGGCTGGGACCTGCCGGCGTACCAGACTTCCGGTGCGGCCGCCATGGACCTGAGGAACGCGGGGCGCGCGATCAGGCTCGGCTCGCTGCAGCGGACGCTGGTGCCGACGGGCCTGCGGATCGCGATCCCGGTCGGCTACGAGGGGCAGGTCCGCCCGCGCTCCGGCCTGGCGACCAAGCGCGGCCTCACGCTCCCCAACACCCCCGGCACCATCGACTCCGACTACCGGGGCGAGATCCTCGTGCCGATGGTCAACCTCGACGCCGAGCCGCAGACCATCGACCACGGCGAGAGGATCGCGCAGTTGCTGGTCGCGCCGGTGGCGCGATTCGCTTGGGATGAGCGCGCGGAGTTGCCGGAGACGAAGCGCGGGGATGGTGGGTTCGGGAGCACGGGGCGGTAGGGGGAAGCCATCGGCCCTCACCACGTAAGGAGTCCACGATGGCACGATCAAGATCGCTCTACCCACCGGAGTTTCGCGAGCAGATGGCGGCGCTCGTGCGGGCTGGTCGCACGCCCGAGTCGCTGTCGCGTGAGTTCGAGCCGACGGCGCAGACGATCAAGCAACTCGGTCAAGCAGGCTGACCTGGACGAGGGTCTGCGCTCCGACGGCCTGAGGACGGCGGAGCGCGAGGAGTTGCGGCTGTTGCACCGGGAGGTGAAGCAGCTTCGGATCGAGCGGGAGATCCTAAAAAAAGCCGCGGCCTGGTTCGCTCGGGAGACCGACTGGGTACCCCCAAAGTCTACGAGTTCGTGAGGACCAATCAGGCGGAGTTCGCGGTGGAGTTGCCCCGTTTTCGTGGACGGTTTAGGGCTACGATTTCAAGCGGCGGCTGAGCTCCTGTGAGCATACCTCCTCTCGTGGTCGGCGGGCGAGAGATAGCCGAGGGCGGAGTGCCGCCGGCGCGGGTTGTAGAAGCCCTCGATGAAGTCGAATATGGCCATCCTGGCCTGGGCCTGGGTCCGGAAACGCTGGCGCTCGAATAGCTCACACTCGAGGGTGGCGAAGAAGCTCTCACACAGCGCGTTGTCGTAGGCGTCGCCGACCGAGCCCATCGAGGGCCTGACGCCGGCCTGCTTGCAACGCAGCCCGAAGGCAATGGAAGTGGTCTGCGTGTCCCTGGTCGGAGTGGTGGATCACCCCCTTCGGACGGCGCCGGCCGAGCGCCATCTCCAGCGCGTCCAGCACGAGCGTGCTGCGCAGATGCGTCGCCATGGACCAGCCCACGACCCGCCGGCTCCACGCGTCCACGACGACGGCCAGATACAGGAAGCCCGCCCAGGTCGGGACGTAGGTGATGTCGGCCACACACAGCCGGTCTGGCCCCTCGGCGGCGAAGTCTCGCTCGACCAAGTCCGGCGCCGGGCGCGCATCGGGGTCTCTTCTGGTCGTCACGACCCACCTGCGCCGGCTCGCGTCGCGAGGGCCCGCTTCGCGCATCAGCCGCGCGACTCGTTTGCCTCCCACCCGCACGCCCTCGTCCTTGAGCTCGGCGTGGATCCGGGGCTGGCCGTACACGCCCCGGTTCTCGCTGTGGATCTGCCTGATCCGACGCTTCAGGCGTTGGTCGCCGAGCGCTCTGAAGGACGGCGGACGGCTCAGCCAGGCGTAGTAGCCGCTGGGGGAGAGACCCAGTACAGAGGCGACGCGGACCAGGAGGCCCCGGAATGGTACGCTGTGCCCGACGCGAAAGAGGTCGTTGAACTACAGATCGCGTTTGACCTGTTCGACAGTCCTACGCCTACAGCGATCTTCCGGGTTGTCGTCGAAACGAACAAAAGGGCTTTCCACGCGCGATCAAGCTGGCCCAGGTCGAGCAGGACGGTACAGTGACCGACGCGTGTCGAATCCCGCTCGACGGCGATCGGCCAATCACGCTTGACCAGGACCCGGTCACTCCGCCTCCTGCGCCGGTCGGCGATGAGCAGGAAGAGCGGGCCCGCGAGGAAGCCGAGCGCGAGGCCCAGAGGAACAAGGACGAAACGAAAGGGGCGTAAGTGGCATTCCGTGGCGAACAGCTCCGAGTCATTCGTTTGCTCCGCAACCTGAATCAGCGCGAGCTAGCCGATCAGGTGGCGTTGTCGGCAGCGTCAATCTCGCTGTACGAGAACAATCAGGGTGAGCCCGACGCGGAGGTCGTTGATGCTCTATGCGATGTCCTGCATGTGACCCCTCCGGTCTTCTGGGCCGAGACGGTTCAGCTAGACGATTCGAGGCCCAACTTTCGCAGCCAGCGGGCAACATCGCAGCGCTTGCAGAACCGAATCCGGGCCCACGTTACCCTACTCGCATCGTGGGTTCGGCACATCCAGTCCACGGTGCGCCTACCCTCCTACGACGTGCCCGTCATCCGGGCGGCCACCCCGGACCAAATCGAGGCAGCGGCAGAGCGGTGCCGTGAACGGTGGGGACTCGGACAGGGGCCGATCCGACAGGTTGTCCGTGTTCTTGAGAACGCGGGCGTGATCATCACAGAGATCGAGGACGACGCACGGCAGATCGACGCCTTTTCAACCTTCGATGGCGAGCCACGAATCGTTGCGCTCGGCACCGCGAAAGGGTCACCGTCGAGAACCGTCGCATCAGCGCGATGATCTACCGTGCGCACCAGCTTGATCTCATCAACACGGCTCAGTATCGCCGGTGGATGAAGGAGCTATTGTCAAAAGTTGTGGATCGGGGCTCGCGGCATGATCAGGCGGCTTCCTTCCGGTCCTCGGTATCCTCTCGCTCTACGAGCACTCCGTCCTTGAAGGCGGCTCCAGCCCTCACGAGCGGCAAGAGCTGATAAACCATCGAGCCGGCGCCAGCGCTTCTCGGCCATGTCGAGGAGCTTGTAGACCAGCACCAGTCCCTTCGTCCTCGAGCCCGCGCCCTTGGTCACCCGCTGCCTGAGCCGCACGGTGGCGAACGTGGACTCGATCACGTTCGTCGTAGGGACGTGCTTCCAGTGCTCGGCCGGGAACTCGAAGAAACGTGAACAGTTTCTCCTGGTCCCGCGTGAGAGAGGCGACCGCCTTGGGGTACTTTGATCGCCTTATCCTTGGGCTTCTTCTTCGCCATGCCTGAAAGCTAACAGCTTGGCGGGCGGCGTGGGGGAGTGTAACGATTCAAACTAGCCCACGACCAACACGGGGGGTGATGGGTCGGCTTGAAACGACCCATCACTGAGCACCCGTATTCCCTCTAAGCCTACCCCCAACATTCTGAGATCGAAATCAACTCTGGTTCGGCTCGTCCACAATTCTGTACTTTTGTCGAAGCTCTAAAAGCCACTCCGAGTCGAGGTCGATCACTGGATCGAACTCTCGCCTCACCGTAGGAAACCCTGTCATCCGCTCCAAGATCAATAGAGCGTCATAGGCTGAACCCCTGATAGTGAGCGGCTCCATCGGCGATTCGGCGATCGAGATCAAGGCCCCGACATCTCTTCCGCGATCGCGCGGCTGAGAAATCGCCGAAAGTCCATATATAGCCTGCTCTCTGACATCCTCCGGTTCACCGGCATCGGTCGCGATGCGAAAAGCGACATCATGGTAGTCTGCCACTCTCCAGAGTACTGTAAGGAGCCGTACCGC encodes the following:
- the dut gene encoding dUTP diphosphatase, with the protein product MEHYPAGWDLPAYQTSGAAAMDLRNAGRAIRLGSLQRTLVPTGLRIAIPVGYEGQVRPRSGLATKRGLTLPNTPGTIDSDYRGEILVPMVNLDAEPQTIDHGERIAQLLVAPVARFAWDERAELPETKRGDGGFGSTGR
- a CDS encoding helix-turn-helix transcriptional regulator gives rise to the protein MAFRGEQLRVIRLLRNLNQRELADQVALSAASISLYENNQGEPDAEVVDALCDVLHVTPPVFWAETVQLDDSRPNFRSQRATSQRLQNRIRAHVTLLASWVRHIQSTVRLPSYDVPVIRAATPDQIEAAAERCRERWGLGQGPIRQVVRVLENAGVIITEIEDDARQIDAFSTFDGEPRIVALGTAKGSPSRTVASAR